Proteins encoded together in one bacterium window:
- the mnmE gene encoding tRNA uridine-5-carboxymethylaminomethyl(34) synthesis GTPase MnmE — MTHLNQLSNDHDTIISLCTPRGSGAIAIIRLSGDNALECVNPIAKLSSGKRLIDCSSHTINHGHVVDPSAHAVIDEVMFMVMHGPKTFTGQHTVEINCHNNQFIIENIIACAIEHGARLAQPGEFTKRAFLNNKIDLLQAESINELIHAQTELSLRKALGQLQGSLSNHFNELELDVVMLLALVESAFEFVEEEQRDLAIDTTITTRTQELVGRLAEVKQHHNHQQQIKQGIRLVLIGTVNAGKSTLFNTLVKKNRAIVTDIAGTTRDSIESSRYVNGNFWLVIDTAGLRQTGDFIEQQGIERSLQEADQADMVILVVDSSRHLSEQEKQTYQEIYQKYRDKSLVVFNKIDQQLPETSAYRALFPQATILNVSGQHHVGIQELEQLIDQKIQQLFATLHSPFLLNQRQYNLIIEMEIKLKNIANSYLSGIEYELVAYQLKGILENISELTGKSITENVLDNVFSSFCVGK; from the coding sequence ATGACACATCTCAATCAGCTGAGCAATGATCACGACACGATTATTTCTTTATGCACACCACGAGGCAGCGGAGCTATTGCCATTATCAGACTTTCAGGCGACAATGCTCTTGAGTGCGTCAACCCTATTGCTAAGCTTTCCTCAGGAAAACGCTTAATTGACTGTTCTTCACACACTATTAACCATGGGCATGTCGTCGACCCTTCCGCTCACGCGGTTATTGATGAGGTCATGTTTATGGTTATGCACGGACCAAAAACGTTTACCGGTCAACATACGGTTGAAATCAATTGCCATAATAACCAGTTTATTATCGAAAATATCATTGCGTGCGCTATTGAACATGGCGCACGCCTTGCCCAACCAGGCGAATTTACCAAGCGCGCTTTCTTAAATAATAAGATTGATTTATTACAAGCAGAATCAATCAATGAGCTCATTCACGCACAAACTGAACTTAGCTTACGCAAAGCACTTGGACAGCTTCAAGGCAGTCTTTCAAACCATTTTAATGAACTTGAACTCGACGTGGTCATGCTGCTTGCACTTGTTGAATCAGCATTTGAATTTGTTGAAGAAGAGCAACGAGACCTGGCTATCGATACAACAATAACTACGCGCACTCAAGAACTTGTAGGACGTTTGGCTGAAGTTAAACAACACCACAACCACCAACAACAAATCAAACAAGGCATTCGCTTAGTACTGATTGGCACTGTTAATGCAGGAAAATCAACTTTATTTAACACACTTGTTAAAAAAAACAGGGCTATTGTTACCGATATTGCCGGCACCACACGCGACAGCATAGAAAGCTCTCGCTACGTTAATGGCAATTTTTGGCTGGTTATTGACACGGCAGGCTTACGCCAAACCGGAGACTTTATTGAGCAACAAGGTATTGAACGGTCATTACAAGAAGCCGACCAGGCAGATATGGTAATTTTGGTGGTAGATAGTAGCCGGCATTTAAGCGAACAAGAAAAACAAACATACCAAGAAATTTATCAAAAGTACCGCGATAAATCCCTTGTAGTCTTTAACAAAATTGACCAACAATTACCAGAAACAAGTGCTTACCGCGCCCTATTTCCACAGGCAACCATCCTCAACGTTTCGGGCCAGCACCATGTTGGCATTCAAGAGCTAGAACAGCTCATCGACCAAAAAATTCAGCAGCTTTTTGCAACGCTCCATTCTCCCTTTTTGCTCAATCAGCGGCAATACAATCTTATCATTGAAATGGAGATAAAATTAAAAAATATTGCAAATAGTTATTTAAGTGGTATAGAATATGAATTGGTTGCATACCAGCTCAAGGGTATCTTAGAAAATATCTCTGAGCTCACAGGAAAAAGCATCACTGAAAATGTTTTAGATAACGTTTTTAGCTCGTTTTGCGTTGGCAAATAA
- a CDS encoding Jag N-terminal domain-containing protein yields the protein MKSMLHEASTIFKAIEEAWNESGKPTEFTINILEAGEKGFLWFNNRPAIVSISYDQKNQQSTPSKEGSKPDKVQHPKKHHEKQQMPAREQGQKSHDKKRPQQPQQQQAKTQPSQQQQKPKASHNQPHQPQQNDKRQSQPQQQKTANVVESSHHHWSQEYADHIAKDLRDLLVILKIDVPFITTQEGRRLHITFEKSFLAAPEEKMLFMSLSYLLIQFIKKHYKKKFKGFSLAIRSKDSAGNDTSQSAEQ from the coding sequence ATGAAATCAATGCTCCATGAAGCATCAACCATCTTCAAAGCAATCGAAGAAGCATGGAATGAATCTGGAAAACCAACGGAATTTACCATAAATATTCTAGAAGCCGGCGAAAAAGGTTTTTTATGGTTTAACAATCGACCAGCAATTGTTTCGATTTCTTATGATCAAAAGAACCAACAGTCGACACCGTCCAAAGAGGGTTCCAAGCCAGACAAAGTTCAGCATCCAAAGAAGCATCACGAAAAACAACAGATGCCTGCTCGCGAACAAGGACAAAAATCTCACGATAAAAAACGTCCTCAACAACCGCAACAACAGCAAGCAAAAACACAACCTTCTCAGCAACAGCAAAAACCAAAAGCCTCTCATAATCAACCGCATCAGCCTCAACAAAACGATAAACGCCAATCACAACCGCAGCAACAAAAAACTGCAAATGTGGTAGAAAGCTCGCATCATCACTGGTCGCAAGAATACGCTGATCACATTGCTAAAGACTTGAGAGATCTTCTTGTTATCTTGAAAATTGATGTTCCTTTTATCACCACTCAAGAAGGCCGTCGGCTCCATATCACATTTGAAAAAAGCTTTTTAGCCGCACCCGAAGAAAAAATGCTCTTTATGAGCTTGTCATACCTTCTCATTCAATTTATAAAAAAGCATTATAAAAAGAAATTTAAAGGCTTTAGCTTGGCAATTCGATCAAAGGACTCAGCAGGAAATGACACATCTCAATCAGCTGAGCAATGA
- a CDS encoding KUP/HAK/KT family potassium transporter — translation MIKSLGLVFGDIGTSPIYTISIIFLTTPITKLTILGILSLIVWTLTLLVFVKYAMLAMSLGKKGEGGTIVLKELLVPLLSSSRQVAFVSFLSYIGISLLFGDGVLTPAISILSAVEGIQLIPALKDISQSNLMVIACIIAICLFVFQKRGTDKVSAAFGPLMLIWFLVLATSGIVALIQAPFVLYALNPYYAVKFLIDHGFSSFFILSGVILCSTGGEALYADMGHLGRLPIQRAGIFVYVALILTYLGQGAYLFTHTSARHVFYEMIYYQAPHLYSLFVCLSVIATIVASQAMISGIFSAVYQGITTKVLPTFKIDYTSSKFRSQIYVSAVNWFIFVAVIGIILHFKETHKIAAAYGFAVTGTMTTTGIMMSWIFFLRRNYLKASVSLILTCFTFTYFVSNSIKIPHGAYLSLILALLPLSIILIYSKGREQMAKNLRPMPLEKFLEKYTIICQKVPQIEGTALYFVRQVTPIAPYISQTIFKNNILYQDNIIISIITRDNPFGVIGFFQGDLAPGLRIFEIHMGYMEIVDIEKILHNAGINPKVIFYGFEEVVTKNPLWKMFSVIKKMTPSTVKFYNLPAYKLHGVVTVVEM, via the coding sequence ATGATCAAATCGTTAGGGCTCGTTTTTGGTGACATTGGCACCAGCCCAATTTATACCATCTCTATTATTTTTCTCACAACCCCTATCACTAAACTTACTATTTTAGGCATTCTTTCGCTCATTGTCTGGACATTGACACTACTTGTTTTTGTAAAATACGCCATGCTTGCTATGAGCCTGGGTAAAAAAGGTGAAGGCGGCACCATTGTACTCAAAGAACTCTTGGTTCCTTTGCTGTCTTCAAGCCGCCAAGTTGCTTTTGTTTCTTTTCTTTCCTATATCGGCATATCACTGCTTTTTGGCGACGGAGTCTTAACCCCAGCAATAAGTATTTTGAGTGCCGTTGAAGGCATTCAGCTTATCCCCGCATTAAAAGATATTTCTCAATCTAATTTAATGGTCATCGCATGCATTATTGCTATCTGCCTCTTTGTATTTCAAAAACGCGGTACCGATAAAGTTTCTGCTGCATTTGGTCCTTTAATGCTCATCTGGTTTTTGGTGTTGGCCACATCAGGCATTGTAGCCCTCATACAGGCACCATTTGTTTTGTACGCACTCAACCCATACTATGCCGTTAAATTTTTAATCGACCATGGCTTTTCTTCATTTTTCATTCTATCTGGCGTTATTTTATGCTCTACAGGAGGAGAAGCTCTATACGCAGACATGGGCCATTTAGGCCGCCTACCAATCCAACGAGCTGGCATTTTTGTTTACGTAGCACTTATTTTAACCTACCTAGGACAAGGGGCATACCTTTTTACCCACACATCGGCACGGCACGTTTTTTATGAAATGATCTACTATCAAGCCCCTCACCTTTATTCTCTCTTTGTGTGTCTGAGCGTTATCGCAACAATTGTAGCTTCGCAAGCAATGATCAGTGGAATTTTTTCTGCCGTGTATCAAGGTATCACTACAAAAGTACTACCAACCTTTAAAATTGATTATACCTCCAGCAAATTCAGATCACAGATTTATGTTAGCGCCGTTAACTGGTTTATTTTTGTAGCTGTTATTGGCATTATTTTACATTTTAAAGAAACACATAAAATTGCTGCCGCTTACGGATTTGCCGTGACAGGCACCATGACAACCACCGGCATTATGATGTCATGGATCTTTTTTTTACGGCGCAACTATCTTAAAGCAAGTGTTTCTCTTATTTTAACCTGCTTTACGTTCACATATTTCGTTTCCAATAGCATCAAAATTCCTCACGGTGCTTATTTGTCACTCATCCTAGCCCTGCTGCCTCTGAGCATTATTCTCATCTATTCCAAAGGCAGAGAGCAGATGGCAAAAAACCTCAGACCTATGCCTCTAGAAAAATTTCTTGAAAAGTACACTATTATCTGTCAAAAAGTCCCGCAAATCGAAGGGACCGCTCTCTACTTTGTACGACAAGTAACGCCAATTGCGCCCTACATAAGTCAAACAATTTTTAAAAATAACATTCTTTATCAAGACAACATCATCATTTCCATTATTACGAGAGACAATCCATTTGGCGTCATCGGCTTTTTTCAAGGTGATTTGGCTCCAGGATTGCGCATTTTTGAAATACACATGGGCTACATGGAAATTGTTGATATCGAGAAAATACTCCATAATGCCGGCATAAACCCAAAGGTTATCTTTTATGGATTTGAAGAAGTAGTAACCAAAAACCCGCTCTGGAAGATGTTTTCCGTTATAAAAAAGATGACGCCATCAACCGTCAAATTTTACAATCTGCCAGCTTATAAGCTGCATGGCGTGGTAACTGTTGTCGAGATGTAA
- a CDS encoding cysteine--tRNA ligase yields MNIVLTNTLTKKKELFTPLVEKQLTLYVCGITPYDHAHIGHGRCYVQFDFLVRLFRFLGYHVTYARNFTDIDDKILKKAESQNEPDFTKISQLYISSFHNDMQKLNCVNPSVEPLVTTHIKQIITFIEQLITQKNAYIVGHDVYFDITSFADYGKLSGRKIEDLLSGARIEVDTEKKKPGDFALWKGTAQQEFWQSPWGYGRPGWHIECSAMAEKYLGKTIDIHAGGMDLVFPHHENEIAQSESLHHQPFARYWLHNAFVNIDKEKMSKSLGNVVALDKIFEQIDPMILRYFFLQHHYRTPIDFSFDALQGIQTVYKKLVAHFGHLSTPLNYQASELIASHPIIKEMIEALCDDLNSPKMFGILFQHFATIKESLELSRAVRSILQNIMGLTLAPLAEEIVAITPEIESLIAQREQARINKDWALADKLRDQLTQKGYVVNDKKLAK; encoded by the coding sequence ATGAACATTGTACTCACCAACACCTTAACAAAGAAAAAAGAACTTTTTACACCACTCGTTGAAAAACAATTAACTTTATACGTTTGTGGCATTACTCCCTACGATCATGCCCACATTGGGCATGGCCGTTGCTATGTTCAATTTGATTTCCTGGTGCGCTTATTTCGTTTTCTTGGCTACCACGTAACGTATGCCAGAAACTTTACTGATATTGACGATAAAATTTTAAAAAAAGCAGAATCGCAAAACGAGCCCGATTTCACTAAAATTTCACAGCTATACATCTCCTCTTTTCATAACGATATGCAAAAACTTAATTGTGTAAACCCTTCAGTTGAACCATTGGTTACCACACACATTAAGCAAATCATAACTTTCATTGAACAACTCATAACTCAAAAAAATGCCTATATCGTGGGACACGATGTCTATTTTGATATCACCAGCTTTGCCGACTATGGCAAACTTTCAGGCCGCAAGATTGAAGACCTCTTGAGCGGCGCGCGCATTGAAGTTGACACAGAGAAAAAAAAACCTGGTGACTTTGCTCTCTGGAAAGGCACCGCCCAGCAAGAATTTTGGCAGTCCCCGTGGGGATACGGCCGCCCAGGCTGGCATATTGAATGCTCTGCGATGGCAGAAAAATATTTAGGCAAAACCATAGATATTCATGCCGGCGGCATGGATCTTGTTTTCCCTCACCATGAAAATGAAATCGCTCAATCAGAAAGCCTTCACCACCAACCATTTGCACGCTACTGGCTCCACAATGCTTTTGTAAATATCGACAAAGAAAAAATGTCAAAATCATTGGGTAACGTGGTTGCTTTGGATAAAATTTTTGAACAAATTGATCCAATGATTTTACGATATTTCTTTTTACAGCATCACTACCGTACACCAATCGATTTTAGCTTCGATGCCTTGCAGGGCATACAAACAGTCTATAAAAAACTGGTTGCTCATTTTGGCCATCTCTCAACCCCTCTCAATTATCAAGCATCAGAACTTATTGCCAGCCATCCCATTATCAAAGAAATGATTGAAGCACTGTGCGATGATTTGAATAGTCCCAAAATGTTCGGTATTCTATTTCAACATTTTGCAACAATTAAAGAATCACTTGAACTTTCACGCGCTGTTCGCTCTATCTTGCAGAATATTATGGGCCTAACGTTGGCACCACTGGCGGAAGAAATTGTGGCCATAACTCCAGAAATTGAATCGCTAATTGCCCAACGAGAACAAGCCCGCATCAACAAAGATTGGGCCCTGGCAGATAAACTCAGAGATCAACTGACACAGAAGGGATACGTGGTCAACGACAAAAAACTTGCTAAGTGA
- a CDS encoding thioredoxin family protein, producing MTQIICALMLMLVFSGCNWGTWFNAMISKSKIPATMEKLKNLTSLKNEKKFIKFIKNPKLSIVMIHSTWCSSCKIMKPIFSTLASELNDTNCAIINLDEAPELAKNYKISGVPAFLVFENGKELSTNETRPMGDMSLNTLQQKIDDIVNEFHR from the coding sequence ATGACTCAAATAATTTGTGCGCTTATGTTAATGCTCGTGTTTTCTGGTTGTAACTGGGGCACCTGGTTCAACGCCATGATCTCAAAAAGTAAAATACCAGCAACCATGGAAAAACTTAAAAATCTTACGTCTCTTAAAAATGAGAAGAAATTTATTAAATTTATCAAGAACCCAAAACTTTCAATTGTAATGATTCACTCAACATGGTGCAGTAGCTGCAAAATCATGAAACCAATTTTTTCAACACTGGCAAGCGAGCTTAATGATACAAATTGTGCTATAATCAATTTGGACGAAGCTCCCGAGCTAGCAAAAAACTATAAAATATCTGGAGTGCCAGCATTTTTGGTATTTGAAAATGGCAAAGAATTAAGTACCAACGAAACACGACCAATGGGAGATATGAGTCTGAATACTTTGCAACAAAAAATTGATGATATAGTGAATGAATTTCACCGTTAA
- a CDS encoding penicillin-binding protein 2, producing the protein MLKKDYKVRVVVIFCTFAALFAVIIIRLFLLQIRQKTFFTHLAQHQYHVEVTVNPARGEFFDCRGKLLALNQEVASAFVLPSQLKSAVQTKRFLKECYPNAYQRMIQDPQRQFLWVERKLYDQRLANFNELVKKYGVEDIHFINEPQRFYPYKELGHVIGFTDIDNRGIAGLELMYDKMLKGASTVVSLAKEARSQDLYFEKKIIKKGYAGSPVTLTLDATLQFLACQELEEAVNKYHAQAGSVLIMNPDTGEILVMANVPSFDPHVPPASLDSTKNSIVTECYELGSVFKIFAGLAALEDQVVDFEEIVDCEGKVGFVNGFRVENWKTMYELPFRDVIRYSSNIGIAKIMQRVGSSFYNHLVNFGFGKKTGIKFPGEREGFVNHPDKWSASSLIVMSFGYEIMANLLQLGMAVSMIANGGLYVIPTLVKQDTPARHHDRRLYRSDTIEKVKEILTSIGESYQIPGYRVMGKTGTARLVKNGEYSTTNHIYTFSGIIEKDDYRRVIVTFIREPEGFHHYWASQISAPLFKKVAEKMIMHERGA; encoded by the coding sequence ATGTTAAAAAAAGATTATAAGGTTCGCGTTGTAGTCATTTTTTGTACATTTGCAGCGCTATTTGCAGTTATTATTATTCGTCTTTTTCTTTTGCAAATTCGGCAGAAAACTTTTTTTACTCATTTGGCGCAGCATCAGTATCATGTTGAAGTTACGGTGAATCCGGCGAGGGGCGAATTTTTTGATTGCCGGGGCAAGTTATTGGCTTTAAATCAAGAAGTTGCATCAGCCTTTGTGTTGCCAAGTCAGCTTAAAAGTGCCGTTCAGACAAAACGTTTTCTCAAAGAATGCTATCCGAATGCTTATCAACGCATGATTCAAGATCCTCAACGACAATTTTTATGGGTTGAGCGCAAATTGTATGATCAGCGACTGGCCAATTTTAATGAACTGGTAAAAAAATATGGGGTTGAAGATATCCATTTTATTAATGAGCCGCAGCGTTTTTATCCTTACAAAGAGCTTGGACATGTTATTGGGTTTACTGATATTGATAATCGAGGCATTGCTGGGCTTGAATTAATGTATGATAAAATGTTAAAGGGTGCTTCAACGGTGGTTAGTCTTGCTAAAGAAGCGCGTTCTCAAGATTTGTATTTTGAAAAAAAGATCATAAAGAAGGGGTATGCCGGCTCGCCCGTTACCTTGACGCTTGATGCGACGTTGCAATTTTTAGCGTGCCAAGAACTTGAAGAAGCCGTTAATAAGTATCATGCACAGGCGGGTTCAGTTCTTATTATGAATCCAGATACGGGCGAAATTTTGGTGATGGCCAATGTTCCTTCATTCGATCCACACGTGCCGCCAGCATCCCTTGATAGTACAAAAAATAGCATTGTGACGGAATGTTATGAATTAGGGTCGGTTTTTAAAATTTTTGCGGGATTGGCAGCTCTTGAAGATCAGGTTGTTGATTTTGAGGAAATAGTTGATTGTGAGGGCAAGGTCGGTTTTGTGAATGGTTTTCGTGTTGAGAACTGGAAAACGATGTATGAATTGCCATTTCGCGATGTGATTCGTTATTCAAGTAATATTGGTATTGCCAAAATTATGCAACGTGTGGGTTCTTCTTTTTATAACCACTTAGTTAATTTTGGGTTTGGTAAAAAGACGGGTATTAAGTTTCCTGGTGAGCGCGAGGGTTTTGTGAATCATCCCGACAAGTGGTCAGCTTCTTCGTTAATTGTGATGTCGTTTGGTTATGAAATTATGGCAAATTTATTGCAGTTGGGTATGGCTGTTTCGATGATTGCTAACGGAGGGCTTTATGTTATTCCTACGTTGGTAAAGCAAGATACGCCAGCACGGCATCATGATCGTCGCTTGTATCGCTCAGATACCATTGAAAAAGTTAAAGAAATTTTGACGTCAATTGGCGAGAGTTACCAGATACCTGGCTATCGTGTGATGGGCAAGACCGGGACGGCGCGCTTGGTAAAAAATGGCGAATATTCAACAACCAACCACATTTATACCTTTTCGGGCATTATCGAAAAAGATGATTATCGACGGGTTATTGTAACGTTCATTCGCGAGCCAGAGGGCTTTCATCATTATTGGGCGTCACAAATTAGTGCACCACTTTTTAAAAAAGTGGCAGAAAAAATGATTATGCATGAGCGAGGGGCTTAG
- a CDS encoding YraN family protein → MIKPTKELGNNGEEFTAQWLERQGFTICARNYRKRWGEIDVVASKGDLVVFVEVKTRKSNYFPISTTVTYSKQQKLIRTAYSFILEHKIQDKVLRFDIAALTSNGTNYEMTYIPNAFN, encoded by the coding sequence ATGATTAAACCAACCAAAGAACTCGGCAACAATGGTGAAGAATTTACTGCTCAATGGCTTGAGCGACAAGGCTTTACCATTTGCGCTCGTAACTATCGCAAGCGCTGGGGCGAAATTGATGTGGTAGCTAGTAAAGGCGATCTCGTTGTTTTTGTTGAAGTCAAAACACGTAAAAGCAACTATTTTCCCATCAGTACAACGGTTACGTACAGCAAGCAGCAAAAGCTCATTCGCACAGCCTACAGCTTTATTTTAGAGCACAAAATACAAGACAAAGTGCTGCGTTTTGATATCGCTGCCCTAACAAGCAACGGTACCAACTATGAAATGACGTACATCCCTAACGCGTTTAACTAA
- the bamD gene encoding outer membrane protein assembly factor BamD, which translates to MVVRKDTPFSVLSIMVTVFFLFFSGCAKQKEAEEMNVDELKQHALTAMNNQRHDAAIEYLDKIIAKHPDHDDIGNFKLLLGDAYFKTGDYPAANKLYEHFTQYYPSDAKAEYAKYRSILAQFYHTLRTDCDQSVTKDVITACNDYLTQTRYQEYRKDVLDIQNTSEHKLINKEVYVYNFYLKQGDLSPLPEEREKCYRAARGRLANLQKMYGDKNESLKPRLLYLECKLAQRENKESAIQDSLEKLLNEHPQSQFTRMAQALVTKKDFSF; encoded by the coding sequence CGATTATGGTAACCGTTTTCTTCTTGTTTTTTTCTGGCTGCGCCAAACAAAAAGAGGCAGAAGAGATGAATGTTGATGAACTCAAGCAACACGCCCTTACTGCCATGAACAACCAACGGCACGATGCGGCCATCGAATATTTAGACAAAATTATTGCCAAACACCCCGACCACGACGACATAGGAAATTTTAAATTACTCCTTGGCGACGCGTACTTTAAAACGGGCGATTACCCTGCCGCCAACAAGCTTTATGAACATTTTACGCAGTACTATCCATCTGACGCTAAAGCTGAATACGCAAAATACCGTTCTATTTTGGCTCAATTTTATCACACACTACGCACCGACTGCGACCAATCGGTCACTAAAGATGTTATTACCGCCTGCAATGATTATTTGACACAAACGCGTTATCAAGAATACCGCAAAGATGTTTTAGACATCCAAAACACATCTGAACATAAGCTCATCAACAAAGAAGTCTATGTCTACAATTTCTATCTCAAACAAGGCGATCTTTCTCCTCTTCCAGAAGAACGAGAAAAATGCTACCGCGCAGCACGCGGCCGACTTGCAAACCTACAAAAGATGTATGGCGACAAAAATGAATCGCTAAAACCACGCTTGTTATACCTTGAATGTAAACTTGCTCAGCGAGAAAACAAAGAATCTGCCATCCAAGATTCACTTGAAAAACTGCTCAACGAACATCCACAATCACAATTTACGCGCATGGCACAAGCATTAGTAACGAAAAAAGATTTTTCTTTTTAA